One Sphingobacteriales bacterium DNA segment encodes these proteins:
- a CDS encoding class I SAM-dependent DNA methyltransferase, whose translation MVTCVLNSKFLFWSFKKYYAGGGLGDEEIRYKKQFIELLPIPQLTPSEQQPFIQLVDEILLKKEKGEDTTALETQIDQLVYQLYDLTEEEIKIVEQGT comes from the coding sequence ATGGTGACTTGTGTTTTAAATTCTAAATTTTTATTTTGGAGTTTTAAAAAATATTATGCTGGCGGTGGGCTTGGAGACGAGGAAATTAGATATAAAAAACAATTTATAGAATTATTACCAATACCCCAACTCACTCCATCTGAGCAGCAGCCCTTTATTCAATTAGTAGATGAAATATTGCTAAAAAAAGAAAAAGGCGAAGACACCACCGCCCTTGAAACCCAAATAGACCAACTTGTTTACCAGCTTTACGATTTAACCGAAGAGGAGATTAAAATTGTAGAGCAAGGCACTTAA